Sequence from the Actinomyces slackii genome:
CCGTCCGCGCGGATCGACCGGCTGTGGAGGTCACTGGGGAGCCTGCGTGGACAGATCCGGGCATGGCTGTGGGAGACAACGAGGCCGCTGTGGAAGCACAGAGTTGTCATTCGATGTCCTCCACCGAAGACCCGATGAGCCAACCGAACCACTCATATGTGATTCCACATGCGGATCGGCTCCACGGCGGCCAAAACCGGGGTTCTCCCCAGGATCCACACGTGCTACTACCTCTACTAACGAAAGACATGCGATTCGATCCGCGCCGCCAACGTGGGGCCCGGCCGCTCAGGCTCGCCGTCAGATTCTTCAAGTTCCACGCGTCGGCTGCCGAGAACGTCTAGACTCCCGCTGACGTGTGCGCGCTCGGGCGAGCGCGCCCGCCCGGACCATCCACCTGCAACGGAGGCACCTATCGTGAAGCTCAGGGTCGATCGCGACATCCTTGCCGAGGCAGTGACCTGGACAGCGCGCTCCGTGCCCGCCCGCCCACCGGTGCCGGTCCTGGCCGGGGTGCGCGTGGAGGCCACCGGCTCCAGCCTCATCCTGTCGTCCTTCGACTATGAGGTCTCAGCCCACTGCGAGGTGGCCGCTGATGTGGAGGATGAGGGCATCGTCCTGGTCTCGGGCCGTCTGCTGGCTGACATCGCCAAGGCGCTTCCCAACAAGCCCGTCGATCTTGAGCTCGAGGGCACCAAGGTGGCGGTGACCTGCGGAGCGGCGCACTTCTCCCTGGCCGCGATGGCCGCCGACGACTACCCCGCCCTGCCGGCCATGCCCGCCGTCGCCGGCACCATCGACGCCCATGACCTGGCGCGCGCCGTGGCCCAGGTCTCCATCGCCGCCTCCCGCGACGAGACGCTGCCCCTGCTGACCAGCGTGCAGATGGAGGTCGAGGGATCCTCCCTGGTGCTCATGGCCACCGACCGCTACCGCCTGGCCATGAGGCAGATGACCTGGTCGCCCGACTCCCCGGAGCTGTCCACCACGGCCCTGCTCAAGGCCCGGACCCTGTCCGACGTCGCCAAGTCCCTGACCTCCTC
This genomic interval carries:
- the dnaN gene encoding DNA polymerase III subunit beta — protein: MKLRVDRDILAEAVTWTARSVPARPPVPVLAGVRVEATGSSLILSSFDYEVSAHCEVAADVEDEGIVLVSGRLLADIAKALPNKPVDLELEGTKVAVTCGAAHFSLAAMAADDYPALPAMPAVAGTIDAHDLARAVAQVSIAASRDETLPLLTSVQMEVEGSSLVLMATDRYRLAMRQMTWSPDSPELSTTALLKARTLSDVAKSLTSSGDVTIALSDSSTGSAGLIGFEAGGRRTTSLLTDGDYPPVRRLFPENTTIHATVGREELIAAVRRVSLVADRATPIHMSFTQGSLALDAGQGDDAQASEQLVAHLDGEDITTAFNPTYLLDGLGALTQPYVTFDFTHASKPAVLTGVDAIGGTEDESFRYLIMPIRFGA